In Triticum aestivum cultivar Chinese Spring chromosome 5B, IWGSC CS RefSeq v2.1, whole genome shotgun sequence, the following proteins share a genomic window:
- the LOC123117115 gene encoding probable glutathione S-transferase GSTU1, with protein sequence MAGEKGLVLLNFWVSPFGQRCLIALAEKGLPYEYVEENLMAGKSDRLLRSNPIHKKIPVLLHDGRPVNESLIILNYLDDAFPDTPSLLPSDPYERSQARFWADYVDKKVYDCGTRLWKLKGEPHAQARAEMVEILKNLDGALGDKSFFGGDAFGFVDAAFAPFTSWFHSYEKYGEFSVAEVAPKIAAWAKRCGERESVAKSLYSPDKIYEFIGVLKKMHGVE encoded by the coding sequence ATGGCGGGCGAGAAGGGTCTGGTGCTGCTGAACTTCTGGGTGAGCCCGTTCGGGCAGCGCTGCCTCATCGCTCTTGCAGAAAAAGGCCTCCCCTACGAGTACGTCGAAGAGAACCTCATGGCCGGCAAGAGCGACCGCCTCCTCCGCTCCAACCCCATCCACAAGAAGATCCCAGTGCTCCTCCACGACGGCCGCCCCGTCAACGAGTCTCTCATCATCCTCAACTACCTCGACGACGCCTTCCCGGACACCCCGTCCCTCCTCCCCTCCGACCCCTACGAGCGCTCGCAGGCTCGCTTCTGGGCCGACTACGTCGACAAGAAGGTCTACGACTGCGGCACCCGGCTCTGGAAGCTCAAGGGCGAGCCGCACGCGCAGGCGCGGGCCGAGATGGTGGAAATCCTCAAGAATCTGGACGGGGCGCTCGGGGATAAGTCCTTCTTCGGCGGCGATGCCTTCGGGTTCGTCGACGCCGCGTTCGCGCCCTTCACGTCGTGGTTCCACAGCTACGAGAAGTACGGCGAGTTCAGCGTGGCGGAGGTGGCGCCGAAGATCGCGGCGTGGGCAAAGCGGTGCGGCGAGCGGGAGAGCGTCGccaagagcctctactcgcctgacaagatttacgagttcatcGGCGTGCTCAAGAAGATGCACGGCGTCGAGTAA